A stretch of the Ignavibacteriota bacterium genome encodes the following:
- a CDS encoding heparinase II/III family protein, which yields MNRITRSTFFLVFLISAGLHSQPVSGSGPPEHVLYLRSGAVADIPTRVHSDPLHSVLYRGVYSRATADGSGQRELARIAKSAAFCALIGSDGEGRALNDSAVSLLHRKANELLSHLQPGVVAGSSDVQWRAVELTQFSEAYAFLAAAGAATAASGEALSAFAAQAHSAAASFLAPKNNLTLKLAAAAGTAALALERAPDSLIRARAAVWREAALRRIEDVLYETQSNNGTTGYAEGPYYFRYAMLQVLPFLDAMDARQNEARPPSPAANPATDPRFLALCDWITALRQPDGRLPAFEDTYMDMGFPELALLGFIGPRDPKYAWVHYRPDGRALDAEGLAAALDGTADFRVEYICAGARPLPAADGTALWASPAAGYTVLRGGGSWLAVIGKHGIARTHGSVLGSGHKQANEGAFILHARGVLLAMEPGYPSFEQRDSVLYGRSHNVLLVDGRGPDNVSLTRALFGSDAHIGDTLSGPGVQSATVRVSYEGARIERTYWMFGDGTVYLRDDARSETEHVFTQQIHGNGLASAGTFRRSSDGAEARWTATPAALHTITESAGGSLSAEAVERRHSPAYRTLASHSAHYMSVRGRAATIFTTLAPEGCGADTAALSRARDGSAAKLTCARGAVRREAAAGQETGALALGTGPDRIRAVARTLFVERSPGTLLLVFDSARSIEKDGRILFSSAQPLRGLLRMEGDTIELVADAPSRTDVSLGLRREARRVEGAGYTGTRVEGAMFVLTDGTGRLSARIEASGPALGISEIRGDATRPRTVYPTRLHAGQPALLTVLAEGGSAALRRVDVYSSLGTVLYQSSFDGAPAEDGGVVHLQLPALPAGVYFLRLDNGGHNEFVRLVVMQ from the coding sequence ATGAATAGAATCACACGAAGCACATTTTTCCTTGTATTCCTGATCAGTGCCGGACTCCATTCCCAACCCGTATCCGGGTCGGGTCCGCCGGAGCACGTCCTGTATCTGCGCTCCGGGGCCGTGGCCGACATCCCTACACGCGTCCACAGCGATCCCTTGCACAGCGTGCTGTACCGCGGGGTGTATTCCCGGGCAACTGCCGACGGCAGCGGACAGCGTGAACTGGCGCGCATCGCAAAAAGCGCCGCATTTTGCGCACTCATCGGGAGCGACGGCGAGGGCCGGGCGCTAAACGACAGCGCCGTGTCGCTGCTGCACCGCAAAGCCAACGAGCTGCTTTCGCACTTGCAGCCGGGAGTGGTGGCGGGCAGCTCCGACGTTCAATGGCGCGCCGTGGAACTGACACAATTTTCGGAGGCCTACGCGTTTCTTGCCGCGGCGGGCGCGGCCACGGCGGCCTCCGGCGAGGCGCTGAGCGCCTTCGCGGCGCAGGCGCACAGCGCGGCCGCATCGTTTCTCGCGCCGAAAAACAACCTCACACTTAAGCTTGCCGCGGCGGCGGGCACGGCCGCGCTCGCACTCGAACGCGCGCCCGATTCACTCATCCGCGCCCGGGCGGCCGTGTGGCGGGAAGCCGCGTTGCGGCGCATCGAGGACGTCCTGTACGAAACACAGAGCAACAACGGCACGACCGGCTACGCCGAGGGACCGTACTATTTCCGCTACGCCATGCTGCAGGTGCTGCCCTTCCTCGACGCGATGGACGCGCGGCAGAACGAGGCGCGTCCTCCCTCCCCCGCTGCAAATCCCGCCACGGATCCGCGCTTCCTCGCCCTGTGCGACTGGATCACCGCGCTGCGCCAGCCCGACGGACGGCTCCCGGCCTTCGAGGACACGTACATGGACATGGGTTTCCCCGAACTTGCCCTGCTCGGATTTATCGGACCCAGAGATCCGAAATATGCGTGGGTGCATTACCGGCCCGACGGGCGCGCGCTCGACGCGGAGGGCCTTGCGGCGGCGCTCGACGGCACGGCGGATTTCCGCGTCGAATACATCTGCGCGGGCGCGCGGCCGCTCCCCGCAGCCGATGGCACGGCGCTGTGGGCGTCGCCCGCGGCGGGATACACCGTGCTGCGCGGAGGCGGCTCATGGCTGGCGGTGATAGGCAAACACGGCATCGCGCGCACACACGGCTCGGTGCTTGGAAGCGGACACAAACAGGCGAACGAAGGCGCGTTCATCCTGCATGCGCGCGGCGTGTTGCTGGCCATGGAGCCCGGCTACCCCAGCTTCGAACAGCGCGACAGCGTGTTGTACGGCCGCAGTCACAACGTGCTTCTGGTGGACGGGCGAGGTCCCGACAACGTGTCACTCACGCGGGCTCTGTTCGGTTCGGACGCGCACATCGGCGACACACTCTCGGGACCCGGCGTGCAGAGCGCCACCGTGCGTGTTTCGTATGAGGGCGCGCGCATCGAACGCACGTATTGGATGTTCGGAGACGGGACGGTGTATCTGCGCGACGACGCCCGGTCCGAAACCGAACACGTGTTCACACAGCAGATACACGGCAACGGCCTCGCCTCCGCGGGCACGTTCCGGCGGAGCAGCGACGGCGCGGAGGCGCGCTGGACGGCAACTCCCGCGGCGCTTCACACCATCACCGAAAGCGCCGGGGGCAGTCTCTCGGCCGAGGCCGTGGAGCGGCGACATTCTCCCGCGTACCGCACACTGGCCTCACACAGCGCCCACTACATGTCGGTGCGCGGACGCGCGGCCACCATCTTCACCACACTCGCGCCCGAGGGCTGCGGCGCCGATACGGCCGCGCTGTCGCGCGCGCGGGACGGATCCGCGGCTAAGCTCACGTGTGCCCGCGGAGCGGTACGCCGCGAGGCGGCCGCGGGTCAGGAGACGGGCGCGCTCGCGCTTGGCACGGGTCCGGACCGGATTCGCGCCGTCGCGCGCACGCTCTTTGTTGAACGATCGCCCGGCACCCTGCTGCTGGTGTTCGACAGCGCCCGCAGCATTGAAAAAGATGGACGTATCCTTTTCTCCTCCGCACAGCCGTTGCGCGGTCTGCTGCGGATGGAGGGAGACACGATCGAGCTTGTGGCCGACGCGCCTTCACGGACCGATGTATCGCTTGGACTGCGGCGGGAAGCGCGGCGTGTGGAAGGCGCGGGATACACGGGCACACGTGTGGAAGGTGCGATGTTTGTGTTGACGGATGGTACGGGACGTCTCAGCGCACGTATTGAAGCATCGGGTCCGGCGCTCGGCATTTCCGAAATCCGCGGCGATGCGACACGACCGCGCACGGTGTATCCGACGCGGCTGCACGCGGGACAGCCCGCGCTGCTTACCGTCCTCGCGGAGGGCGGCTCCGCGGCACTCCGTCGTGTCGATGTGTATTCGTCGCTTGGTACCGTGCTGTATCAGTCTTCATTTGATGGTGCTCCCGCCGAGGATGGCGGAGTTGTTCATCTGCAGTTGCCCGCGCTTCCCGCGGGGGTGTATTTTCTCCGGCTCGACAACGGGGGGCACAACGAATTTGTGCGGTTGGTAGTGATGCAGTAG
- a CDS encoding AAA family ATPase, with amino-acid sequence MAYPLRPTDLRPAPPHVALPADTLRWTCPLETIPAETTEGVEPVEGIIGQERAIKALQMGVELVGPGYNVFVCGLSGTGKATTIQTILEKIQLPCTPPEDLCYVHNFRDEDRPTLLRFPAGQGARFRDELAEAIGVLRQRIPRALEEDEYLKKRQSIIDEYGRREAETFEAFSQTIAPDGFVLGRVQEGQVVHPEILVKIEDKAVMIGDLGEAVQAGTITEEQAEALVEKYRAHREVLQGLFRAGLQLSREYQKLVADHEKMFVSVMVQLVFTEMFELFPDAKVAEYLALLIDHVLANLDLFRERGQGEDEPDLTMYEVNLVIDNEGVDGCPVIIETAPSYTNLFGTIERQQDTQGFWFTDFTRIKAGSILRAQGGFLVLNAADVLSEPGVWRALQRVLIYRKLDIQALDLITQQTASAIKPESIDLNLKVILIGNNEIYGLLMAYERDFKKIFKVKADFDYEMPNTELAVHQYAALIRKLVSDEGLKHFDNTAIAAVVEYGARRSDSKDKLTTQFSVIADIVREAHYWCRKNSNRYVMAEHVHKAIDEMRERHGLFEDKMQEMIDREVMLIDVEGERVGQINGLAVYGGDRFDFGKPSRITAAVGAGEAGIINIEREAHMSGSTHDKGVLILTGYMRETFAQRQPLALSASLSFEQSYSGIDGDSASSTEIYALLSALSGIPIRQQYAVTGSVNQKGDIQPIGGVNEKIEGFFDVCRKRGLTGMQGVLIPVQNVADLMLRTDVVDAVRAGRFRIYAVRRIEEGIEILTGVEAGSRDEEGNFEAGTVFGLAAARLKELLAVSRKRRAKK; translated from the coding sequence ATGGCCTACCCGCTGCGTCCAACCGATCTCCGTCCCGCTCCGCCTCACGTCGCTCTTCCGGCCGACACGCTGCGATGGACCTGTCCCCTCGAAACTATACCCGCGGAAACCACCGAAGGAGTGGAACCTGTGGAGGGTATTATCGGGCAGGAACGCGCGATCAAAGCCCTGCAAATGGGTGTGGAGCTTGTGGGCCCCGGCTACAACGTGTTTGTGTGCGGACTCTCCGGCACCGGCAAGGCCACCACGATTCAAACCATACTCGAAAAAATCCAATTGCCGTGTACACCTCCCGAGGATTTGTGTTACGTGCACAATTTCCGTGACGAGGACAGGCCCACCCTTCTGCGTTTCCCCGCGGGCCAGGGTGCGCGTTTCCGTGATGAACTCGCCGAGGCGATAGGTGTCCTGCGTCAGCGTATTCCACGCGCTCTCGAGGAGGACGAGTATCTCAAGAAGCGGCAGTCCATCATCGACGAGTACGGGCGCCGTGAGGCCGAAACCTTCGAGGCATTTTCGCAGACCATCGCGCCCGACGGTTTTGTGCTCGGCCGTGTGCAGGAAGGACAGGTGGTGCATCCCGAGATCCTCGTCAAAATAGAGGACAAGGCCGTCATGATCGGCGACCTCGGCGAGGCAGTGCAGGCGGGCACCATCACCGAGGAACAGGCCGAGGCGCTGGTGGAAAAGTACCGCGCGCATCGCGAGGTGCTGCAGGGACTGTTCCGCGCCGGCCTCCAACTCTCGCGCGAATACCAGAAACTGGTCGCGGATCACGAGAAGATGTTTGTGTCGGTCATGGTGCAACTCGTCTTTACCGAGATGTTCGAGCTGTTCCCCGATGCGAAAGTGGCCGAGTATCTCGCACTGCTCATCGATCATGTGCTCGCGAATCTCGATCTGTTCCGCGAACGGGGGCAGGGCGAGGACGAGCCCGATCTCACGATGTACGAGGTGAACCTCGTCATCGACAACGAGGGAGTCGACGGGTGTCCGGTGATCATCGAGACGGCGCCCTCGTACACGAATCTGTTCGGCACCATCGAGCGGCAGCAGGATACGCAGGGATTCTGGTTCACCGACTTCACGCGTATCAAGGCCGGATCCATCCTTCGCGCGCAAGGTGGCTTCCTTGTGCTCAACGCGGCCGACGTGCTCAGTGAACCGGGCGTGTGGCGCGCCCTGCAGCGTGTGCTTATCTACCGCAAGCTCGACATACAGGCCCTCGATCTTATCACACAACAGACCGCCTCCGCCATCAAGCCCGAGTCCATCGACCTGAATCTCAAGGTCATCCTCATCGGCAATAACGAGATCTACGGACTGTTGATGGCCTATGAGCGCGACTTCAAAAAAATCTTCAAGGTGAAGGCCGACTTCGACTACGAAATGCCGAACACCGAACTCGCCGTGCACCAGTACGCCGCGCTGATCCGCAAGCTGGTGAGCGACGAGGGACTGAAACATTTCGACAACACGGCCATCGCCGCGGTGGTCGAGTACGGCGCGCGCCGTTCCGACAGCAAGGACAAACTGACGACGCAATTCAGCGTCATCGCCGACATCGTGCGCGAGGCGCATTACTGGTGCCGCAAAAACAGCAACCGCTACGTCATGGCCGAGCACGTGCACAAGGCCATCGACGAGATGCGCGAGCGCCACGGACTGTTCGAGGACAAGATGCAGGAGATGATCGATCGCGAGGTGATGCTGATCGACGTCGAGGGGGAACGTGTCGGACAGATCAACGGCCTCGCGGTGTATGGCGGCGACCGTTTCGATTTCGGCAAACCCTCGCGTATCACCGCGGCCGTGGGCGCGGGCGAGGCGGGCATCATCAACATCGAGCGCGAGGCGCACATGTCGGGCTCCACGCACGACAAGGGCGTGCTTATCCTCACCGGGTACATGCGCGAAACCTTCGCACAGCGGCAGCCGCTCGCGCTCAGCGCCAGTCTCTCCTTCGAACAGTCCTACTCGGGCATCGACGGCGACAGCGCCTCGTCCACCGAAATCTATGCGCTGCTCTCGGCGCTCTCCGGCATCCCCATCCGCCAGCAGTACGCGGTGACGGGCTCGGTAAATCAGAAGGGCGACATTCAGCCCATCGGCGGCGTGAATGAAAAGATCGAGGGTTTCTTCGACGTGTGCCGCAAGCGCGGACTCACGGGCATGCAGGGTGTGTTGATCCCCGTGCAAAATGTCGCCGACCTGATGCTGCGCACCGATGTTGTGGATGCAGTCCGCGCGGGCCGCTTCCGCATCTACGCAGTGCGCCGCATCGAGGAGGGGATCGAAATTCTCACCGGCGTCGAAGCCGGCTCGCGCGACGAGGAAGGAAACTTCGAAGCTGGAACGGTGTTCGGACTCGCCGCCGCACGTTTGAAAGAACTGCTTGCCGTGTCGCGGAAAAGGCGCGCGAAGAAGTAA
- a CDS encoding T9SS type A sorting domain-containing protein, producing MDSLYKYNSNVYECVSNGLFTVPVPSIRANPRDDNFMLAGNNYYFLKSSNGGKTWKELADGWGSANGHFVQYSPSVPGLAVMGAEGGAYLGFMLDSGDSVHGIFVKEPIWGQARFDPFNGHDLYLGGAGTLLRLNDSLLLGNPNWEISPEKVNSDHFIHRFEFDPNNDGILYAITHDNTIVRYRDRGRTSEVLFDSLPSDVPYLTSVALSKGDSAHVYVGSTMGCFVSSDTGRTWTLRTEGMGSTFVHALLADPDHPGVVYAGMWNNCGFGPGEDVDCRGGINVTTDYGRTWHPMIDSGLFNWNILDIELLHKPRRLVVGTQCGAYEFVLPDISPVQPRPPSEAVLFTLGQNYPNPYGRARGDGTVIPFYLATNAHVNLRVYDALGRTVAILVDGYVHAGYHQSALSARTAGILRPGVYAYELLVNGEKTVRKMIVQ from the coding sequence ATGGATTCTCTTTACAAATACAACTCCAACGTGTACGAATGTGTATCGAACGGTTTGTTCACCGTCCCGGTTCCGTCCATCCGGGCGAATCCGCGCGATGACAATTTCATGTTGGCAGGCAACAACTATTATTTCTTGAAAAGCAGCAACGGAGGAAAAACCTGGAAGGAGCTGGCGGACGGCTGGGGTTCGGCTAACGGACATTTCGTTCAATACTCTCCGAGCGTGCCGGGTCTGGCCGTCATGGGCGCCGAAGGTGGAGCGTATCTGGGCTTCATGCTCGATTCAGGCGATTCGGTTCACGGCATCTTTGTCAAGGAACCGATCTGGGGGCAGGCGCGCTTCGACCCGTTCAACGGGCACGATCTGTACCTCGGCGGCGCGGGTACACTGCTTCGTCTGAACGACAGTCTTCTGCTCGGGAACCCGAATTGGGAGATCTCCCCCGAAAAAGTGAACAGCGATCATTTCATTCATCGGTTCGAGTTCGATCCGAACAACGACGGTATCCTGTATGCCATCACCCACGACAACACGATTGTCCGGTACCGGGACCGCGGACGAACATCGGAGGTGTTGTTCGACTCCCTTCCTTCGGATGTTCCGTATCTCACCTCGGTCGCTCTGAGCAAGGGGGATTCAGCGCACGTCTATGTCGGTTCCACCATGGGATGTTTCGTCAGTTCAGACACGGGCCGCACATGGACTCTTCGTACGGAAGGAATGGGAAGCACCTTTGTGCACGCATTACTCGCCGACCCCGACCACCCCGGTGTCGTATACGCAGGCATGTGGAACAACTGCGGATTCGGACCCGGCGAGGATGTCGATTGCCGGGGCGGCATAAACGTGACAACAGATTATGGACGCACCTGGCATCCGATGATCGATTCGGGACTGTTCAATTGGAACATTCTGGATATCGAGTTGTTACACAAGCCACGCCGCCTTGTGGTCGGCACACAGTGCGGGGCCTACGAGTTCGTACTTCCCGATATTTCCCCAGTACAGCCGCGACCGCCGTCTGAAGCCGTACTTTTTACACTCGGACAGAATTACCCGAATCCATACGGGAGAGCACGCGGCGATGGAACGGTGATTCCGTTTTATCTTGCAACGAATGCGCACGTGAACCTTCGCGTTTATGACGCTCTCGGTCGAACCGTCGCGATCCTTGTTGATGGGTATGTGCATGCAGGGTATCATCAAAGCGCCCTTTCAGCCCGGACAGCCGGAATCCTCCGACCGGGAGTGTACGCCTATGAACTTCTCGTGAATGGCGAAAAGACGGTACGGAAAATGATCGTTCAATAG
- a CDS encoding NmrA/HSCARG family protein → MSDKKIIAVVGATGAQGGGLVRAILNNPDGPFRARAITRDINSEKAKALAAAGAEVVEANVADLASLERAFAGAYGAYCVTFFWDHFSPEKEKADAMNMAEAAKNAGIAHAIWSTFEDVRLHVPLSDTRMPTLNGSYKVPHFDSKAEANQFFIERAIPTTFLLTSFYWENLIYFGMGPKPGQDGTLGITYPLGDKKMPSVASDDIGKFAYGIFEHGQEFVGKTVGVAGEHLTGAQMAASLSRALGKEVRYNSVSPDMFRSFGFPGADDMGNMFQFKADFEELYCSARDLALVRELNPTVLTFDQWLEKNVSRIPMD, encoded by the coding sequence ATGTCTGATAAAAAAATCATTGCAGTCGTTGGTGCCACGGGAGCGCAGGGCGGCGGGCTGGTCCGGGCGATTCTCAACAATCCTGACGGGCCCTTCCGAGCACGCGCCATCACGCGGGATATCAACTCCGAGAAGGCAAAGGCGCTCGCAGCCGCCGGCGCCGAGGTGGTCGAGGCGAATGTGGCCGATCTCGCGAGTCTCGAGCGCGCATTTGCAGGTGCCTATGGCGCGTATTGTGTCACATTTTTCTGGGATCACTTCTCGCCCGAAAAGGAGAAGGCCGACGCGATGAATATGGCGGAAGCGGCAAAAAATGCGGGCATCGCCCATGCAATCTGGTCCACCTTCGAGGATGTGCGCCTGCATGTGCCTCTGAGCGATACTCGCATGCCCACGCTCAACGGCAGCTACAAGGTTCCGCATTTCGACTCGAAGGCCGAGGCGAATCAATTCTTTATTGAACGCGCCATCCCGACGACTTTCCTCCTGACCTCGTTTTACTGGGAGAACCTGATTTATTTCGGTATGGGTCCGAAGCCGGGGCAGGACGGCACGCTCGGCATTACGTACCCGCTGGGAGACAAGAAGATGCCGTCGGTGGCCTCCGACGATATCGGGAAATTTGCATATGGTATTTTCGAGCACGGTCAGGAATTCGTCGGTAAAACCGTCGGCGTGGCAGGTGAGCATCTTACAGGCGCGCAGATGGCGGCGTCGTTATCGCGCGCTCTCGGCAAGGAAGTCCGTTACAACAGCGTTTCGCCCGACATGTTCCGCAGTTTCGGCTTTCCCGGTGCAGACGACATGGGAAACATGTTCCAGTTCAAGGCGGATTTCGAAGAACTCTACTGTAGCGCGCGCGATCTGGCACTCGTGCGTGAATTGAATCCCACTGTGTTGACGTTCGATCAGTGGCTCGAGAAAAACGTGTCGAGAATCCCGATGGACTGA
- a CDS encoding trypsin-like peptidase domain-containing protein — MRHTLCLLLALCIGAPHMLPAQDVDNAVVKIFVTSAPVPVWQPWIPNQPEESSGTGFIIAGKRILTNAHVVNFATLIQVKRAGETKRVTARLEHVSHQADLAVLAVDDTTFFSGTAALEIGELPAVQQQVTIIGFPSGGDEISYSSGIVSRIEVQTYSHSGESLLAVQVDAPVNPGNSGGPAVSEGKVVGMAMMSSQSLQNTNYLIPSLLIRHFLVDMRDGRVDGFPNLPIGAQYLENPMQREYLGLPPDGDLGILVADIPFLENHSSQLQRGDIILAIDGHAVHSNGKVELRPKTLVSSSHLLNMFQAGDLAQLTVLRNGREVKLRETLPVPVPLVPARSFSRTPPYIIVAGLVFIQHNRALYEGWQNYDAPAYHQRHDWKHRTEQVRDIVVLSRVLAHERNAGYANTWLSVTHVNGTAVKSFIHFVELVDASSRWLRITFDDNSQYVIDKNIAGKVNQKVLEMYGIPGDRSKSL; from the coding sequence ATGCGACACACGCTGTGTTTGCTGCTCGCACTCTGCATCGGCGCGCCGCACATGTTGCCCGCACAGGACGTCGACAACGCCGTCGTGAAAATCTTTGTGACGTCGGCACCGGTGCCGGTGTGGCAGCCGTGGATTCCGAACCAGCCCGAGGAATCGTCCGGTACGGGATTCATCATCGCCGGAAAGCGCATCCTCACAAATGCCCACGTCGTGAATTTTGCCACACTCATCCAAGTGAAACGGGCGGGTGAAACGAAACGTGTGACCGCGCGTCTGGAACATGTGTCTCATCAGGCGGATCTCGCCGTGTTGGCCGTGGACGACACCACGTTCTTCAGCGGCACCGCGGCTCTCGAAATAGGAGAGCTGCCCGCCGTGCAACAGCAGGTGACGATCATCGGTTTCCCGAGCGGCGGTGACGAGATCAGCTATTCGTCGGGTATTGTCTCACGCATCGAGGTGCAAACCTATTCACACAGTGGTGAATCACTGCTGGCCGTTCAAGTGGATGCACCGGTGAATCCCGGCAACAGCGGCGGCCCTGCCGTATCGGAAGGGAAGGTTGTGGGTATGGCCATGATGAGTTCGCAGAGCCTTCAGAACACGAACTACCTCATCCCGTCCTTGCTCATCCGGCATTTTCTTGTGGACATGCGTGATGGCCGTGTTGATGGTTTTCCGAATCTTCCTATCGGCGCGCAGTATCTGGAAAATCCCATGCAGAGGGAATATCTCGGACTCCCGCCCGACGGAGATCTCGGTATCCTCGTAGCCGACATCCCCTTCCTCGAAAATCATTCATCACAGCTCCAGCGAGGCGACATCATACTCGCGATAGACGGCCATGCGGTACATTCAAACGGCAAGGTGGAACTGCGTCCCAAAACCCTCGTGTCGTCGTCGCATCTGTTGAACATGTTTCAAGCAGGTGATCTCGCGCAGCTTACCGTGTTGCGCAATGGGCGCGAGGTGAAGCTTCGTGAAACGTTGCCCGTGCCGGTGCCGTTGGTCCCTGCGAGGAGTTTTTCCCGCACACCGCCGTACATCATCGTTGCAGGGCTTGTGTTCATCCAGCACAACCGCGCGCTGTACGAGGGGTGGCAGAACTACGACGCACCCGCATACCACCAGCGTCACGATTGGAAGCACCGGACAGAACAGGTGCGCGACATTGTCGTACTCAGCAGAGTCCTTGCCCATGAGCGGAACGCGGGGTATGCGAATACTTGGCTTTCGGTGACACACGTGAATGGCACCGCCGTGAAATCGTTTATACACTTTGTGGAGCTTGTGGACGCCTCCAGCCGCTGGCTTCGAATCACCTTCGATGATAACTCGCAGTATGTCATCGACAAGAACATCGCCGGGAAAGTGAATCAGAAAGTACTGGAGATGTACGGCATCCCGGGGGATCGGTCGAAAAGTCTCTGA